Proteins from a genomic interval of Cucumis melo cultivar AY chromosome 7, USDA_Cmelo_AY_1.0, whole genome shotgun sequence:
- the LOC127150268 gene encoding uncharacterized protein LOC127150268 isoform X2: METVPENSIPGLSDSVVKIREDVKSGVENLTEECVSTMAAVTRLLMKLLPKALNCLPDAPQNQLHSLCFLISSSLNSAMEVRRYSKFYNAKPDEADDGVCTRAWRFFLSYFTIDVLSVLPLPQPCRVYRKI; encoded by the exons ATGGAGACCGTTCCTGAGAATTCCATCCCTGGGTTGTCTGATTCTGTTGTTAAG ATTAGAGAAGATGTAAAATCTGGTGTAGAAAATTTAACAGAGGAGTGTGTATCCACAATGGCAGCCGTTACTCGGCTTCTAATGAAG CTACTGCCAAAAGCTTTAAATTGCCTTCCGGATGCACCTCAAAATCAGCTTCATTCTTTGTGTTTTCTAATTTCTAGCTCACTCAATTCAGCCATGGAAGTACGGAG ATATTCCAAATTTTATAATGCAAAACCTGATGAAGCCGATGATGGTGTTTGCACAAGAGCTTGGAGATTCTTTTTATCTTACTTCACAATTGACGTTCTTTCAGTTCTTCCACTCCCCCAG CCATGCAGGGTTTACAGAAAGATTTGA
- the LOC127150268 gene encoding uncharacterized protein LOC127150268 isoform X1 — METVPENSIPGLSDSVVKIREDVKSGVENLTEECVSTMAAVTRLLMKLLPKALNCLPDAPQNQLHSLCFLISSSLNSAMEVRRYSKFYNAKPDEADDGVCTRAWRFFLSYFTIDVLSVLPLPQGLQKDLNFSFVVVSWPMHFSN, encoded by the exons ATGGAGACCGTTCCTGAGAATTCCATCCCTGGGTTGTCTGATTCTGTTGTTAAG ATTAGAGAAGATGTAAAATCTGGTGTAGAAAATTTAACAGAGGAGTGTGTATCCACAATGGCAGCCGTTACTCGGCTTCTAATGAAG CTACTGCCAAAAGCTTTAAATTGCCTTCCGGATGCACCTCAAAATCAGCTTCATTCTTTGTGTTTTCTAATTTCTAGCTCACTCAATTCAGCCATGGAAGTACGGAG ATATTCCAAATTTTATAATGCAAAACCTGATGAAGCCGATGATGGTGTTTGCACAAGAGCTTGGAGATTCTTTTTATCTTACTTCACAATTGACGTTCTTTCAGTTCTTCCACTCCCCCAG GGTTTACAGAAAGATTTGAACTTTTCATTTGTGGTCGTGAGCTGGCCAATGCATTTTTCGAATTGA